The Myxococcota bacterium genome has a segment encoding these proteins:
- a CDS encoding methyltransferase domain-containing protein, which produces MSGDGAGGGHRERFALGERGALIHYEHAHRYVLAVELARALAPDRPLRVLDLACGSGYGTRLLRAAGLDATALDLDAACAREAAPGVRARGERLPFRDASFDLVTCFEAIEHVEDPEAIVAEIARVVRVDGAALVSTPNRTLYSERARRANPFHLRELDRDELDAMLARHFADAAVLGQSVWAGSWIAAPHARGRFRAVELPAELAPPDASPAPWSDDEGDALPAPLYFVALCARDEARAADLHRFAQDAHLLHDRAQRLFGELLGAQRAATDRHAEVESQGRHARQIERDLALARERVASLEANDANLRDDLGHERTEHASLRAHVANLERDVAVAHERAAELERHAANLEAAAAEADARRAELEAHVANVEEALARERERASGVDAHAANLGGLLDEARARVQALDVHAANLESQRDEARARTQELEAHAEGLEQLRRSAAARSRELAAHASALESEHDDRAQRVRELEAHADNLEIESERLRQRIDALEAHAANLESELGERRARIASLDAHVENLARIDEERLARIAGLERHAGNLEQLRAERDERVQGLEAHAANLEAALGGATTRAEEAEVLASELAAARESALQRLRLAETERNRMQEARDAAGRQRDAAHAELERLRAAFFVRVLRRLGLVRDRG; this is translated from the coding sequence ATGAGCGGAGACGGCGCGGGCGGCGGCCATCGCGAGCGCTTCGCGCTCGGCGAACGCGGCGCGCTCATCCACTACGAGCACGCGCACCGCTACGTGCTCGCGGTCGAGCTCGCGCGCGCGCTCGCCCCCGACCGGCCGCTGCGCGTGCTCGACCTCGCGTGCGGGTCGGGCTACGGCACGCGGCTCCTGCGCGCGGCGGGCCTCGACGCGACGGCGCTCGACCTCGACGCGGCGTGCGCGCGCGAAGCCGCGCCGGGCGTGCGCGCGCGCGGCGAGCGCCTCCCGTTCCGCGACGCGAGCTTCGACCTCGTGACGTGCTTCGAGGCGATCGAGCACGTCGAGGACCCGGAGGCGATCGTCGCCGAGATCGCGCGCGTCGTGCGCGTCGACGGTGCCGCGCTCGTCTCGACGCCGAACCGCACGCTCTACTCGGAGCGCGCGCGGCGCGCGAACCCGTTCCACCTGCGCGAGCTCGACCGCGACGAGCTCGACGCGATGCTCGCGCGCCACTTCGCGGACGCCGCCGTGCTCGGGCAGAGCGTCTGGGCCGGCTCGTGGATCGCCGCTCCGCACGCGCGCGGCCGCTTCCGCGCCGTCGAGCTGCCCGCGGAGCTCGCGCCGCCCGACGCGAGCCCCGCGCCCTGGAGCGACGACGAGGGCGACGCGCTTCCCGCTCCGCTCTACTTCGTCGCGCTGTGCGCGCGCGACGAGGCGCGCGCCGCCGATCTGCACCGCTTCGCGCAGGACGCGCACCTGCTCCACGACCGCGCGCAGCGCCTCTTCGGCGAGCTGCTGGGTGCGCAGCGCGCCGCGACCGACCGCCACGCCGAGGTCGAGAGCCAGGGGCGACACGCGCGCCAGATCGAGCGCGACCTCGCGCTCGCGCGCGAACGCGTCGCGAGCCTCGAGGCGAACGACGCGAACCTGCGCGACGACCTCGGGCACGAGCGCACCGAGCACGCGAGCCTGCGCGCGCACGTCGCGAACCTCGAGCGCGACGTCGCCGTGGCGCACGAGCGCGCGGCCGAGCTCGAGCGCCACGCGGCGAACCTCGAGGCCGCGGCGGCGGAGGCGGACGCGCGCCGCGCCGAGCTCGAGGCGCACGTGGCGAACGTCGAGGAGGCGCTCGCGCGCGAGCGCGAGCGCGCGAGCGGCGTCGATGCGCACGCCGCGAACCTCGGCGGCCTGCTCGACGAAGCGCGTGCGCGCGTGCAGGCGCTCGACGTCCACGCCGCGAACCTCGAGTCGCAGCGCGACGAGGCGCGCGCACGCACGCAGGAGCTCGAGGCCCACGCCGAGGGGCTCGAGCAGCTGCGCCGCTCCGCGGCGGCGCGCAGCCGCGAGCTCGCCGCGCACGCGAGCGCACTCGAGAGCGAGCACGACGACCGCGCGCAGCGCGTGCGCGAGCTCGAGGCGCACGCCGACAACCTCGAGATCGAGAGCGAGCGCCTGCGCCAGCGCATCGACGCGCTCGAGGCGCACGCGGCCAACCTCGAGAGCGAGCTCGGCGAGCGCCGCGCGCGCATCGCGTCGCTCGACGCGCACGTCGAGAACCTCGCCCGCATCGACGAGGAGCGGCTGGCGCGCATCGCCGGGCTCGAGCGCCACGCCGGGAACCTCGAGCAGCTGCGCGCCGAGCGCGACGAGCGCGTGCAAGGCCTCGAGGCCCACGCCGCGAACCTGGAGGCGGCGCTCGGGGGCGCCACGACGCGCGCCGAGGAGGCGGAGGTGCTCGCCTCCGAGCTCGCCGCTGCGCGCGAGAGCGCGCTCCAGCGGCTGCGGCTCGCCGAGACCGAGCGCAATCGCATGCAGGAGGCGCGCGACGCCGCCGGGCGTCAGCGCGACGCCGCGCACGCCGAGCTCGAGCGCCTGCGCGCCGCGTTCTTCGTGCGCGTGCTGCGGCGCCTCGGGCTCGTCCGCGACCGCGGTTAG
- a CDS encoding ABC transporter ATP-binding protein, translated as MAGAVRAERLCKVYAETHGLRDVARALLGLRPAPGPARAAVDGVDIDLGRGESLGVVGRNGSGKTTLLRLLTGALPPTSGHVHVQGRVAALIDLAAGIDPRFSGRENALLLMMLAGRGRAEARAALPEVRAFSGLGDAFEAPVQRYSTGMTLRLAFSAIMASDPDVLLVDEVLAVGDAFFQQRCLLRVRQLQDRGTTVVLVSHDPSAILGFCDRAMWLEHGRVACSGEPAKVVREYTAAHYRDPGSLEATLEDGLPTLVPGADGAPEPASRLPNVDARHGDARARITGIALRDDRGRALAAPTPGAPVRVAITLLARGRVGSPVVGFSLRNRIGDIVAATNTAHEGHALPPLEAGQRLHVEFRLPWPAFASGAFSLSPAVADGTLDAHVMNDWVDNALVTEVHNPDARYGWIALAGASVRCAIDDAPDAADEGPGDDANGAPTARAPGGETRR; from the coding sequence GTGGCGGGAGCCGTTCGCGCCGAGCGCCTGTGCAAGGTCTACGCGGAGACGCACGGGCTGCGCGACGTGGCGCGCGCGCTGCTCGGGCTGCGGCCCGCGCCCGGGCCCGCGCGCGCGGCGGTGGACGGCGTCGACATCGACCTCGGGCGCGGCGAGTCGCTCGGCGTCGTCGGCCGCAACGGCTCGGGCAAGACCACGCTGCTGCGGCTGCTCACGGGCGCGCTCCCGCCGACCTCGGGCCACGTGCACGTCCAGGGCCGCGTCGCCGCGCTGATCGACCTCGCCGCCGGCATCGACCCGCGCTTCTCGGGGCGCGAGAACGCGCTGCTGCTCATGATGCTCGCGGGACGCGGCCGCGCGGAGGCGCGCGCGGCGCTTCCCGAAGTGCGCGCGTTCAGCGGCCTCGGCGACGCGTTCGAGGCGCCGGTGCAACGCTATTCGACGGGCATGACGCTGCGCCTCGCGTTCAGCGCGATCATGGCGAGCGACCCCGACGTGCTGCTCGTCGACGAGGTGCTCGCCGTCGGCGACGCCTTCTTCCAGCAGCGCTGCCTGCTGCGCGTGCGCCAGCTGCAGGATCGCGGAACGACCGTCGTGCTCGTCTCGCACGACCCGTCCGCGATCCTCGGCTTCTGCGACCGCGCGATGTGGCTCGAGCACGGACGCGTCGCGTGCAGCGGCGAGCCCGCGAAGGTGGTGCGCGAGTACACCGCGGCCCACTACCGCGACCCGGGCTCGCTCGAGGCGACGCTCGAGGACGGGCTGCCGACGCTCGTCCCCGGCGCCGACGGCGCGCCCGAACCCGCGTCCCGCCTGCCGAACGTCGACGCGCGCCACGGCGACGCGCGCGCGCGCATCACGGGCATCGCGCTGCGCGACGACCGCGGGCGCGCGCTCGCCGCGCCGACGCCGGGCGCGCCCGTGCGCGTCGCGATCACGCTCCTCGCGCGCGGCCGCGTGGGCTCGCCGGTCGTCGGCTTCAGCCTCCGCAACCGCATCGGCGACATCGTCGCCGCCACGAACACCGCGCACGAGGGACACGCGCTCCCGCCGCTCGAGGCGGGACAGCGCCTGCACGTCGAGTTCCGGCTGCCGTGGCCGGCCTTCGCCTCGGGCGCGTTCTCGCTCTCGCCCGCCGTCGCCGACGGCACGCTCGACGCGCACGTGATGAACGACTGGGTCGACAACGCGCTCGTCACCGAGGTGCACAACCCCGACGCGCGCTACGGATGGATCGCGCTCGCCGGGGCGAGCGTGCGCTGCGCGATCGACGACGCGCCGGACGCCGCGGACGAGGGCCCGGGCGACGACGCGAACGGCGCGCCGACCGCGCGCGCGCCGGGCGGGGAGACGCGGCGATGA
- a CDS encoding ABC transporter permease codes for MPSLPSARRTLDIAAMLTRREIAGRHRGHVLGAASALVVPSAFLVVYGLVFTRVVPVHLAAGAAPADYVFFLFAGLVGWNLVAETLGRAPALFEANAALLRKAGFPGAALAFASAATAWIYALVWLGVFALAAAATGRGAPATLWLAPLCLAIVAAFAAGAALALATLGSFARDLAEWTPPALALWLFLSPVLYPADRIERLAPWLVDANPMTPMLRALRALLIDGTVPAAGDATAALAWAAAACALGTGLHRRARTALADVVA; via the coding sequence ATGCCGAGCCTGCCGAGCGCGCGCCGAACCCTCGACATCGCCGCGATGCTGACGCGCCGCGAGATCGCGGGCCGGCACCGCGGCCACGTCCTCGGTGCCGCGTCCGCACTCGTCGTCCCGAGCGCGTTCCTCGTCGTCTACGGCCTCGTGTTCACGCGCGTCGTTCCCGTGCACCTCGCCGCGGGTGCCGCGCCCGCCGACTACGTGTTCTTCCTGTTCGCGGGCCTCGTCGGCTGGAACCTCGTCGCCGAGACGCTCGGCCGCGCACCCGCGCTGTTCGAGGCGAACGCCGCGCTGCTGCGCAAGGCGGGCTTTCCGGGAGCGGCGCTCGCGTTCGCGAGCGCCGCCACCGCGTGGATCTACGCGCTCGTGTGGCTCGGCGTGTTCGCGCTCGCGGCGGCGGCGACCGGGCGCGGCGCGCCCGCGACGCTGTGGCTCGCACCGCTGTGTCTGGCGATCGTCGCGGCGTTCGCGGCGGGCGCCGCACTCGCGCTCGCGACGCTCGGCAGCTTCGCGCGCGACCTCGCCGAGTGGACGCCGCCCGCGCTCGCGCTCTGGCTCTTCCTGTCGCCCGTCCTCTACCCCGCCGATCGCATCGAGCGCCTCGCGCCGTGGCTCGTCGACGCCAACCCGATGACGCCCATGCTGCGCGCGCTGCGCGCGCTGCTGATCGACGGCACCGTGCCCGCGGCCGGCGATGCGACGGCCGCGCTCGCGTGGGCGGCGGCGGCGTGCGCGCTCGGCACCGGACTGCACCGGCGCGCGCGCACGGCGCTCGCCGACGTCGTGGCCTGA
- a CDS encoding exosortase/archaeosortase family protein → MTSPPAGSRDAPRPSGRGERALRVGAGAATALLAAFAFRALAGFDPTQISRFDAPPSEAAFFSPTGNAPFFVYAVALWLLYERRARFFASLGGPASRAISLCALVGAVAAAALAAHADAPDLLLPAASLAAIALAAALGGRPAVRAAWIPAAALVALVPVPAALVNHVVLPLQLATADATAALLRAIGMEAVAVADRIVVGGEQVFQVIESCSGLRATQTIALSALLYGAIFERPRAHWALLVALAPPLGLVVNELRVLSLVFNPYSSFASVHEAQGLAMLVVGVLAIAAVDALLVRALPTGAHASRAARATARRARAHSPRAPIGAARAFACAGGAAALALASLVPPSANADAALAWDPSDVPIRLAGFRSQPRRLDRVYMGSTRFRADTNRVFARDGDEVAVYLGVLPRSARTASVLSPKIAPLGTARRSEPDPSFVDPDAARGARAFLVATADGVERVLVWTRGTCSLGCEAARSALALDRSALARDDMPYVARLATLVGPRAVDVARADARLVAFADSLEGSLARVEERAAARAAARARRDAARRARR, encoded by the coding sequence ATGACGAGTCCGCCGGCCGGGAGCCGGGACGCGCCGCGTCCGTCGGGCCGGGGCGAGCGCGCGCTGCGCGTCGGCGCCGGCGCGGCGACGGCGCTCCTCGCCGCCTTCGCGTTCCGCGCGCTCGCGGGCTTCGACCCCACCCAGATCTCGCGCTTCGACGCGCCGCCGAGCGAGGCCGCGTTCTTCTCGCCGACCGGCAACGCGCCGTTCTTCGTGTACGCGGTCGCGCTGTGGCTCCTCTACGAGCGTCGGGCGCGCTTCTTCGCGTCGCTCGGCGGGCCGGCGAGCCGCGCGATCTCGCTGTGCGCGCTCGTCGGCGCCGTCGCCGCGGCCGCGCTCGCCGCGCACGCCGACGCGCCCGACCTGCTCCTTCCCGCGGCCTCGCTCGCCGCGATCGCGCTCGCCGCCGCACTCGGCGGACGCCCGGCCGTGCGCGCGGCGTGGATCCCCGCGGCCGCACTGGTCGCGCTCGTACCCGTGCCGGCCGCGCTCGTGAACCACGTCGTGCTGCCGCTGCAGCTCGCGACGGCCGACGCCACCGCGGCGCTCCTGCGGGCGATCGGCATGGAGGCCGTCGCCGTCGCCGACCGCATCGTGGTCGGCGGCGAGCAGGTGTTCCAGGTGATCGAGTCGTGCAGCGGGCTGCGCGCGACGCAGACGATCGCGCTCTCCGCCCTGCTCTACGGCGCGATCTTCGAGCGGCCGCGCGCGCACTGGGCGCTGCTCGTCGCGCTCGCACCGCCGCTCGGTCTCGTCGTGAACGAGCTGCGCGTGCTCTCGCTCGTGTTCAACCCCTACTCGTCGTTCGCCAGCGTGCACGAGGCGCAGGGGCTCGCGATGCTGGTCGTCGGCGTGCTCGCGATCGCGGCGGTCGACGCGCTGCTCGTGCGCGCGCTCCCGACCGGCGCACACGCGAGCCGCGCGGCCCGCGCGACGGCGCGTCGCGCGCGCGCACACTCACCGCGAGCACCGATCGGCGCCGCGCGCGCCTTCGCCTGCGCGGGCGGCGCCGCAGCGCTCGCACTCGCATCGCTGGTTCCGCCGTCCGCGAACGCGGACGCGGCGCTCGCGTGGGATCCCTCCGACGTCCCGATCCGGCTCGCCGGCTTCCGCTCGCAGCCGCGCCGGCTCGACCGCGTCTACATGGGGAGCACGCGCTTCCGGGCCGACACGAACCGCGTGTTCGCACGCGACGGCGACGAGGTGGCGGTGTATCTCGGCGTGCTGCCGCGCAGCGCGCGCACCGCGAGCGTGCTCTCGCCGAAGATCGCGCCACTCGGCACCGCGCGCCGCAGCGAGCCCGACCCGTCCTTCGTCGACCCCGACGCCGCGCGCGGAGCGCGCGCCTTCCTCGTCGCGACCGCCGACGGCGTCGAGCGCGTGCTCGTCTGGACGCGCGGCACGTGCTCGCTCGGCTGCGAGGCCGCGCGCAGCGCCCTCGCGCTCGACCGCAGCGCGCTCGCGCGCGACGACATGCCGTACGTCGCGCGCCTCGCGACGCTCGTCGGGCCCCGCGCGGTCGACGTGGCGCGTGCCGACGCGCGGCTCGTCGCGTTCGCGGACTCGCTCGAGGGCTCGCTGGCGCGCGTCGAGGAACGCGCGGCCGCGCGCGCGGCCGCGCGCGCGCGGCGAGATGCGGCGCGCAGGGCCCGCCGGTAG
- a CDS encoding glycosyltransferase, which translates to MTSDTPVAPRYAVAVLHYRARDALARCLASVAAQSAAPALVCVVDIDPLPGAGGPLDGAPLAAGADAFVVAMPNRGYAGAANRALAAVAARGARVDHVLLLTADVALEPAFAAELARAVEARPDVAIATGKLLRADGATIDSAGIRLPLHRRPRDRGSEEPDRGQWDRCERVFGASGAALWLRASALDALALEGEVFDEDFFMYHEDTDLAWRARRLGLGVLYVPDARARHERGWKRSGRFDVPVALRRHSFKNHYLQWIKNEPLATLVLGLPVFLGWEVLRLGYACLRDPDVLPAYGQALRLAPRALAKRRALARAVRARRAARR; encoded by the coding sequence ATGACCTCCGACACCCCCGTCGCGCCCCGCTACGCGGTCGCCGTGCTCCACTACCGCGCGCGCGATGCGCTCGCGCGCTGCCTCGCGAGCGTCGCGGCGCAGAGCGCGGCGCCCGCGCTCGTGTGCGTCGTCGACATCGATCCGCTCCCGGGAGCGGGCGGGCCGCTCGACGGCGCGCCGCTCGCTGCGGGCGCCGACGCGTTCGTCGTCGCGATGCCGAACCGCGGCTACGCGGGCGCCGCGAACCGCGCGCTCGCCGCCGTCGCCGCGCGCGGCGCGCGCGTCGATCACGTGCTGCTGCTGACGGCGGACGTCGCGCTCGAGCCCGCGTTCGCCGCGGAGCTCGCGCGCGCGGTCGAGGCCCGGCCCGACGTCGCGATCGCGACGGGCAAGCTGCTGCGCGCCGACGGCGCGACGATCGACAGCGCGGGCATCCGGCTACCGCTCCATCGCCGCCCGCGCGACCGCGGCAGCGAGGAGCCCGACCGCGGCCAGTGGGACCGCTGCGAGCGCGTCTTCGGCGCGAGCGGCGCCGCGCTCTGGCTGCGCGCGTCGGCCCTCGACGCGCTCGCGCTCGAGGGCGAGGTCTTCGACGAGGACTTCTTCATGTATCACGAGGACACCGACCTCGCGTGGCGCGCGCGCCGCCTCGGCCTCGGCGTGCTGTACGTGCCGGACGCGCGCGCGCGCCACGAGCGCGGCTGGAAGCGGAGCGGTCGCTTCGACGTGCCGGTCGCGCTCCGCCGGCACTCGTTCAAGAACCACTACCTGCAGTGGATCAAGAACGAGCCGCTCGCGACGCTCGTGCTCGGGCTCCCGGTGTTCCTCGGCTGGGAGGTGCTGCGGCTCGGGTACGCGTGCCTGCGCGACCCGGACGTGCTGCCGGCCTACGGACAGGCGCTGCGGCTCGCGCCGCGCGCGCTCGCGAAGCGGCGCGCCCTCGCGCGCGCCGTCCGGGCCCGGCGCGCGGCGCGACGGTAG
- the tesB gene encoding acyl-CoA thioesterase II, with translation MATLATVLELLDLEPLEENLFRGESPQEEQQRVFGGQVAGQALVAAGRTVDPHERTTHSLHAYFLRTGDPRVPILFQVDRTRDGRSFSTRRVTAIQHGKPIFALSASFMRPEKGIERSHPMPDVPGPDALPSLAERIERFGSSLPDEEIAWMRRERAIEMRHVDLREYLDYEDKSPRNPIWIRTSGPIGSDDPLLHQCLVAYASDMTLIDTAMRPHLRALAASKHTQVASLDHAMWFHRPFRADEWLLYDQESPAFGGARGFTTARLYRQTGELVVSVAQEGLMRLDPGDAAPAS, from the coding sequence ATGGCCACGCTCGCCACCGTGCTCGAGCTGCTCGACCTCGAGCCGCTCGAGGAGAACCTCTTCCGCGGCGAGAGTCCGCAGGAGGAGCAGCAGCGCGTCTTCGGCGGGCAGGTCGCGGGCCAGGCGCTCGTCGCCGCGGGGCGCACGGTCGACCCGCACGAGCGCACGACGCACTCGCTCCACGCCTACTTCCTCCGGACGGGCGACCCGCGCGTGCCCATCCTGTTCCAGGTCGACCGCACGCGCGACGGGCGCAGCTTCTCGACGCGGCGCGTGACGGCCATCCAGCACGGGAAGCCGATCTTCGCGCTGAGCGCGTCCTTCATGCGCCCCGAGAAGGGCATCGAGCGCTCGCACCCGATGCCCGACGTGCCGGGCCCGGACGCGCTGCCCTCGCTCGCCGAGCGCATCGAGCGCTTCGGGAGCTCGCTTCCCGACGAGGAGATCGCCTGGATGCGGCGCGAGCGCGCGATCGAGATGCGCCACGTCGACCTGCGCGAGTACCTCGACTACGAGGACAAGTCGCCGCGCAATCCGATCTGGATCCGCACCTCCGGCCCGATCGGCTCCGACGACCCGCTGCTCCACCAGTGCCTGGTCGCCTACGCCTCCGACATGACGCTGATCGACACGGCGATGCGCCCGCACCTGCGCGCGCTCGCCGCGTCGAAGCACACGCAGGTCGCGAGCCTCGACCACGCGATGTGGTTCCACCGGCCGTTCCGCGCCGACGAGTGGCTGCTCTACGACCAGGAGAGCCCGGCCTTCGGCGGCGCGCGCGGCTTCACGACCGCGCGGCTCTACCGGCAGACGGGCGAGCTCGTCGTCTCGGTCGCGCAGGAGGGGCTCATGCGGCTCGACCCGGGCGACGCCGCGCCCGCCTCCTGA
- a CDS encoding aspartate-semialdehyde dehydrogenase — MSRRPERDLNVGVVGATGAVGEVLLRVLEERAFPVGELRALASERSAGTTVAFRGERVPVAEAAADSFGGLDVVFFAATGSLSKSLAPEVAKAGAVAIDKSSTWRMDPTVPLVVPEVNPQAVDAHRGIIACPNCTTIGAVMALAPIHRAAGLESVVVTTLQAVSGAGKPGIDELEEQQRALASGVAIAPKVFDAQIANNVVPKCDAFGEGAFTGEEAKLLHETRKILGLPELAVSVTCVRVPVPVGHSASMLLGTQRPIGPDEARRALAAFPGVEVVDDVATGRFPTPNDVAGRDAVLVGRVRTDAVSDRLWLWQTSDNLRKGAATNAVQIAELLIERGLLPRREARS, encoded by the coding sequence ATGAGTCGAAGACCCGAACGCGACCTGAACGTGGGCGTCGTCGGCGCGACCGGCGCCGTCGGCGAGGTGCTGCTGCGCGTGCTCGAGGAGCGCGCCTTCCCCGTCGGCGAGCTGCGCGCGCTCGCGAGCGAGCGCTCGGCGGGCACGACGGTCGCGTTCCGCGGCGAGCGCGTCCCGGTCGCCGAGGCCGCGGCCGACTCGTTCGGCGGCCTCGACGTCGTCTTCTTCGCCGCGACCGGCTCGCTGTCGAAGTCGCTCGCACCCGAGGTCGCGAAGGCCGGCGCCGTCGCGATCGACAAGTCGAGCACCTGGCGCATGGATCCGACCGTGCCGCTCGTCGTTCCCGAGGTGAACCCGCAGGCCGTCGACGCGCACCGGGGCATCATCGCGTGCCCGAACTGCACGACGATCGGCGCGGTGATGGCGCTCGCGCCGATCCACCGCGCGGCCGGTCTCGAGAGCGTCGTCGTCACGACGCTGCAGGCCGTGTCCGGCGCGGGCAAGCCCGGCATCGACGAGCTCGAGGAGCAGCAGCGCGCGCTCGCATCGGGCGTCGCGATCGCGCCGAAGGTCTTCGACGCGCAGATCGCGAACAACGTCGTGCCGAAGTGCGACGCGTTCGGCGAGGGCGCGTTCACCGGCGAGGAGGCGAAGCTGCTGCACGAGACGCGCAAGATCCTGGGGCTCCCGGAGCTCGCGGTGAGCGTGACGTGCGTGCGCGTTCCCGTGCCGGTCGGCCACTCGGCCTCGATGCTGCTCGGCACGCAGCGCCCGATCGGGCCCGACGAGGCGCGGCGCGCGCTCGCGGCGTTCCCGGGCGTCGAGGTCGTCGACGACGTCGCGACGGGCCGCTTCCCGACGCCCAACGACGTCGCCGGCCGCGACGCGGTGCTCGTCGGCCGCGTGCGCACCGACGCCGTGAGCGACCGCCTCTGGCTCTGGCAGACGTCCGACAACCTGCGCAAGGGCGCGGCGACGAACGCCGTGCAGATCGCCGAGCTGCTGATCGAGCGCGGCCTCCTGCCGCGACGCGAGGCCCGAAGCTAG